Proteins co-encoded in one Cupriavidus metallidurans CH34 genomic window:
- a CDS encoding NAD-dependent succinate-semialdehyde dehydrogenase codes for MQLKDPSLFKQLAYVDGQWISADSGATFDVTDPATGEVIARVADLGAAETTRAVAAAEVAQKAWAAKTGKERANILRRWFDLMLANTDDLAYLMTREQGKPLAEAKGEIAYAASFIEWFAEEAKRVDGEVLATPAADKRLVTLRQPVGVCAAITPWNFPAAMITRKVAPALAAGCAIVIKPAELTPLSAFALAELAHRAGVPAGVLQVVTGDARNIGGVLTASPIVRKLSFTGSTEVGRILMAQSAPTIKRLSLELGGNAPFIVFDDADVDAAVEGAIVAKYRNGGQTCVCANRFYIQDGIYDAFAAKFAERTAQLRVGNGLEAGVVIGPLIEDAAIEKVNSLVEDATSKGGKVLAGGGKHPLGGTYYTPTVIGNATADMRMAREEIFGPVAPLFRFKQDDEAVAAANATEYGLAAYLYTRDISRAWRTAEALEYGMVGLNTGLISNEVAPFGGIKQSGVGREGSRHGIEEYLEIKYLCLQM; via the coding sequence ATGCAACTCAAGGACCCTTCGCTGTTCAAGCAACTGGCCTATGTCGACGGTCAATGGATCAGCGCCGATTCGGGCGCCACGTTCGACGTCACGGACCCGGCCACTGGCGAGGTCATCGCCCGGGTGGCCGACCTGGGTGCTGCCGAGACCACGCGCGCCGTTGCTGCCGCGGAAGTCGCCCAGAAAGCCTGGGCGGCAAAGACCGGCAAGGAGCGCGCCAATATCCTGCGCCGCTGGTTCGACCTGATGTTGGCCAATACCGACGACCTGGCCTACCTGATGACGCGCGAGCAAGGCAAGCCGCTGGCCGAGGCCAAGGGCGAGATCGCCTACGCCGCCAGCTTCATCGAGTGGTTCGCCGAGGAAGCCAAGCGCGTGGACGGTGAAGTGCTGGCCACGCCTGCCGCCGACAAGCGGCTGGTCACGCTGCGCCAGCCGGTAGGTGTGTGCGCCGCGATCACCCCGTGGAACTTCCCGGCCGCGATGATTACGCGCAAGGTGGCGCCGGCGCTGGCCGCTGGCTGCGCGATCGTGATCAAGCCGGCCGAACTGACGCCGCTGTCCGCATTCGCGCTGGCCGAACTCGCGCATCGCGCCGGCGTGCCGGCAGGCGTGCTGCAAGTTGTCACCGGTGACGCCCGGAACATTGGTGGCGTGCTGACGGCCAGCCCGATCGTGCGCAAGCTGTCGTTCACGGGCTCGACGGAAGTGGGCCGCATCCTGATGGCTCAGTCGGCGCCGACCATCAAGCGCCTGTCGCTCGAACTCGGTGGCAATGCGCCGTTCATCGTCTTTGACGATGCCGACGTCGATGCGGCCGTGGAAGGCGCGATCGTCGCCAAGTACCGCAACGGCGGCCAGACCTGCGTGTGCGCGAACCGCTTCTACATCCAGGACGGCATTTACGATGCGTTCGCCGCTAAGTTTGCCGAGCGCACCGCTCAGCTGCGTGTCGGCAACGGGCTCGAGGCAGGCGTGGTGATCGGCCCGCTGATCGAGGACGCCGCGATCGAGAAGGTGAATTCGCTGGTCGAGGATGCCACGTCAAAGGGCGGCAAGGTACTGGCCGGTGGCGGCAAGCACCCGCTCGGCGGAACGTATTACACGCCGACCGTGATCGGCAATGCCACCGCCGACATGCGCATGGCGCGCGAAGAAATCTTCGGGCCGGTGGCACCGCTGTTCCGCTTCAAGCAGGACGACGAAGCCGTTGCCGCCGCCAACGCCACCGAGTATGGCCTGGCCGCCTATCTCTACACCCGCGACATCTCGCGCGCATGGCGCACCGCCGAGGCGCTGGAGTACGGCATGGTCGGCCTGAACACGGGCCTGATCTCCAACGAGGTGGCACCGTTCGGCGGCATCAAGCAATCCGGCGTCGGCCGCGAAGGCTCGCGCCACGGCATCGAGGAATACCTCGAGATCAAGTATCTTTGCCTGCAGATGTGA
- a CDS encoding iron-containing alcohol dehydrogenase: MNPFRFQTVPTVIVELGAARRLGALLREAFPQSQRLCVVTDGFLSKSGLLSPALDDLGKHGWQVTLIDDVIADPPEHIVLEATERARQADAEVVLGLGGGSSMDVAKLIAVLLPAAQSLKDMYGVKKVTGTRLPLVQMPTTAGTGSEVTAVSIVTTGETTKMGVVAPQLLADLAILDAELTLGLPRAATAATGIDAMVHAIEAYTSAHLKNPISDMLAVRALELLSQNLMLACDNGHDHGAREAMLLGAMFAGQAFANSPVAAVHALAYPIGGIFHVAHGLSNALVLPHVMKFNAPAASKLYAELADVILPGTTGSCETKTAALIAHIEGLVLATGIPRTLREVGVKENDLGRLARDAMLQTRLLVNNPREVTEADAFAIYSAAF; this comes from the coding sequence ATGAACCCGTTCCGTTTCCAGACCGTGCCGACGGTCATCGTCGAGCTTGGCGCCGCGCGCCGGCTGGGAGCGTTGCTGCGCGAGGCCTTTCCGCAATCGCAACGCCTCTGCGTGGTAACCGACGGCTTCCTCTCGAAGAGCGGCCTGCTCTCGCCGGCGCTCGATGACCTGGGCAAGCACGGCTGGCAGGTGACCCTGATCGACGACGTGATCGCCGACCCGCCCGAGCACATCGTGCTCGAGGCCACCGAGCGCGCGCGGCAGGCCGATGCGGAAGTCGTACTCGGGCTCGGCGGCGGATCGTCGATGGACGTCGCCAAGCTGATTGCCGTGCTGCTTCCTGCCGCGCAGTCGCTCAAGGACATGTACGGCGTGAAGAAGGTCACGGGCACGCGGCTGCCGCTCGTGCAGATGCCGACCACCGCCGGCACCGGCTCGGAAGTGACTGCAGTGTCGATCGTCACCACGGGAGAGACCACCAAGATGGGGGTGGTGGCGCCGCAGCTTCTGGCCGACCTCGCCATTCTCGACGCCGAACTCACGCTTGGCCTGCCACGTGCGGCGACCGCGGCCACCGGTATCGACGCGATGGTGCACGCGATCGAGGCCTATACGAGCGCGCATCTGAAGAACCCGATCTCGGACATGCTGGCCGTGCGCGCGCTGGAACTGCTGTCGCAGAACCTGATGCTCGCCTGCGACAACGGCCACGACCACGGCGCGCGCGAAGCCATGCTGCTCGGCGCGATGTTCGCCGGCCAGGCCTTCGCCAATTCGCCGGTGGCGGCCGTGCACGCGCTGGCCTATCCGATCGGCGGCATCTTCCATGTCGCGCACGGGCTCTCCAACGCGCTCGTGCTGCCGCACGTCATGAAGTTCAACGCGCCGGCAGCCAGCAAGCTGTATGCGGAACTGGCCGACGTGATACTGCCGGGCACCACCGGTAGCTGCGAAACCAAGACGGCCGCGCTGATCGCCCATATCGAGGGACTGGTGCTGGCCACGGGCATCCCGCGCACATTGCGCGAGGTTGGCGTCAAGGAAAATGATCTGGGCCGTCTGGCCCGCGATGCAATGCTGCAGACACGCCTGCTGGTCAACAATCCGCGCGAGGTCACCGAGGCCGACGCATTCGCGATCTACAGCGCGGCATTCTGA